A DNA window from Paenibacillus sp. HWE-109 contains the following coding sequences:
- a CDS encoding sugar phosphate isomerase/epimerase family protein encodes MKLSVFTVATPDLTPVELAKAAVTAGIEGIEWRFKDIPADAANEAPSFWRNNLCSIDPKATDEELEQFRLIAVNHNLVNLSVTPYLNDCNVAETENVFKAARQIGASFIRVGVPGYDRSQNYNDLFKKAVDYLHHAQELSQQYGVKGIIEIHHNTITPSAGLAHKLISGFNPDNLGVLHDAGNMVHEGYENYRMGLELLGPYLAHVHVKNARWVPTGEEQNGLKLWKSEWAPLDNGVVNFKQLLDDLKAVGYDGYLGIEDFSGQFGSQEMLTSFASKVKQWLA; translated from the coding sequence ATGAAACTATCTGTATTCACTGTAGCCACACCTGATTTGACACCTGTAGAATTAGCCAAAGCGGCTGTTACAGCTGGGATTGAAGGCATTGAATGGCGTTTTAAAGATATTCCAGCGGATGCCGCTAATGAAGCGCCTTCGTTCTGGAGAAATAACTTATGTTCGATTGATCCGAAAGCAACGGATGAAGAGTTGGAGCAATTCCGTCTCATCGCTGTTAATCATAATTTGGTAAACCTAAGTGTAACTCCGTACCTGAATGATTGTAATGTGGCAGAAACGGAGAATGTGTTCAAAGCTGCTCGCCAAATTGGAGCATCCTTCATTCGTGTAGGTGTTCCCGGCTACGATCGCAGCCAGAATTATAATGATTTGTTCAAAAAGGCTGTCGATTATTTGCACCACGCCCAGGAGCTGTCACAGCAGTATGGAGTCAAAGGAATTATCGAAATTCATCATAACACAATTACGCCGAGCGCTGGTCTGGCACACAAGCTGATCTCCGGTTTTAACCCTGACAATCTAGGTGTTCTGCACGATGCAGGCAATATGGTGCATGAGGGATACGAGAATTATCGGATGGGCCTTGAGTTGTTGGGACCTTATCTGGCGCATGTCCATGTGAAAAATGCAAGATGGGTACCTACAGGCGAGGAGCAAAACGGTCTTAAACTTTGGAAAAGCGAATGGGCGCCATTAGATAATGGTGTCGTGAATTTTAAGCAACTGTTGGACGACTTGAAAGCGGTTGGCTACGATGGCTACCTGGGTATTGAAGATTTTAGCGGTCAATTCGGTTCTCAAGAGATGCTAACGAGCTTCGCTTCCAAAGTGAAGCAGTGGCTGGCATAA